A single genomic interval of Agromyces cerinus harbors:
- a CDS encoding HAD family hydrolase, producing MTPTVPAPISLAPRVVVFDYGEVISREPTAADRAALVDRAGATADAAPFWASYWAHRLGLDRGTTSITEYWQAVAADLGTEWTPIDVHELWALDHRGWLSVDPGTLGVLHALAAGGTRLALLSNAGADFSGWLRHGSFAPLFERVFVSGELGLVKPDAAIYEHVIDELGIAASDFVFIDNKAENVEGAKAVGGDGHVFTDAASLESWLRGRA from the coding sequence ATGACTCCCACTGTTCCCGCACCGATCAGCCTCGCTCCCCGCGTCGTCGTGTTCGACTACGGCGAGGTCATCTCGCGCGAGCCGACCGCCGCCGACCGTGCCGCCCTCGTCGACCGGGCGGGCGCCACTGCCGACGCCGCGCCGTTCTGGGCGTCGTACTGGGCGCACCGCCTCGGCCTCGACCGCGGCACGACGTCGATCACCGAGTACTGGCAGGCCGTCGCGGCCGACCTCGGCACCGAGTGGACCCCGATCGACGTGCACGAACTCTGGGCGCTCGATCACCGCGGATGGCTCTCGGTCGACCCCGGCACGCTCGGCGTGCTGCACGCCCTCGCCGCGGGCGGCACACGCCTGGCGCTGCTGTCGAACGCCGGCGCGGACTTCTCTGGCTGGCTTCGGCACGGCTCCTTCGCGCCGCTCTTCGAGCGCGTGTTCGTCAGTGGCGAGCTGGGCCTCGTCAAGCCCGATGCCGCGATCTACGAGCACGTCATCGACGAGCTCGGCATCGCGGCATCCGACTTCGTCTTCATCGACAACAAGGCCGAGAACGTCGAGGGCGCGAAGGCGGTCGGCGGCGACGGGCACGTCTTCACGGATGCCGCCTCGCTCGAGTCCTGGCTCCGCGGCCGCGCCTGA
- a CDS encoding VOC family protein, protein MFESARAYSILPASDLERAVRYWKDTFDLDPVMTDETGVLFEIGGSRVLVYETQFAGTAKNTAFGIDTDDLEAAMSELRSRGVEFADYDMPGLKTVDGVADLGGERSAWFTDSEGNILAIGQRT, encoded by the coding sequence ATGTTTGAGTCTGCGCGCGCCTATTCGATTCTTCCGGCATCCGACCTCGAGCGGGCCGTCCGATATTGGAAGGACACCTTCGACCTCGACCCGGTCATGACCGACGAGACCGGGGTGCTCTTCGAGATCGGGGGTTCGCGCGTGCTCGTCTACGAGACGCAGTTCGCCGGCACCGCGAAGAACACCGCGTTCGGCATCGACACCGACGACCTCGAGGCGGCGATGTCGGAGCTCCGGTCGCGCGGCGTCGAGTTCGCCGACTACGACATGCCGGGCTTGAAGACCGTCGACGGCGTCGCCGATCTCGGCGGCGAGCGATCGGCGTGGTTCACCGACAGCGAGGGCAACATCCTCGCCATCGGTCAGCGGACCTGA
- a CDS encoding hemolysin family protein: MSDWAGIAWLIVLLIANAFFVGAEFAVISARRSQIEPLAEQGKRSAKTALWAMEHATLMLAMSQLGITICSLLILNVSEPAIHHLLEVPLHLTGWSAEVVSTIAFIVTLVLVSYLHVVFGEMVPKNLSFSVPDRAVLLLAPPLVFLARIFKPIIVALNATANGVLRLFGVEPKSEANSTFTLEEVQTIVHQSRREGVLDDASGTLTAAFEFTTKRVQDVAVPLDSLVSLPPGATPADVERAVARRGFSRYPILDESGEPDGYVHLKDVIDLDDDEFDDPIPAKRVRRLVSIYAGTDLEDALSTMRRLGTHVARTFDEEGATTGVIFLEDIIEELVGEVQDATRRG; encoded by the coding sequence ATGAGCGACTGGGCCGGCATCGCCTGGCTGATCGTGCTGCTCATCGCCAACGCCTTCTTCGTCGGCGCGGAGTTCGCGGTCATCTCGGCGCGGCGATCGCAGATCGAGCCGCTCGCCGAGCAGGGCAAGCGCAGCGCCAAGACCGCGCTCTGGGCGATGGAGCACGCCACGCTCATGCTCGCCATGAGCCAGCTCGGCATCACGATCTGCTCCCTGCTGATCCTGAACGTCTCCGAGCCCGCGATCCATCACCTGCTCGAGGTGCCGCTGCACCTCACGGGCTGGTCGGCCGAGGTCGTCTCGACGATCGCGTTCATCGTGACGCTCGTGCTCGTGTCGTACCTGCACGTCGTGTTCGGCGAGATGGTGCCGAAGAACCTGTCGTTCTCGGTGCCCGACCGCGCAGTGCTGCTGCTCGCGCCGCCGCTCGTCTTCCTCGCCCGCATCTTCAAGCCGATCATCGTCGCGCTGAACGCCACCGCCAACGGCGTGCTGCGGCTCTTCGGCGTCGAGCCCAAGAGCGAGGCGAACTCGACCTTCACCCTCGAAGAGGTGCAGACGATCGTGCACCAGTCACGGCGCGAGGGCGTGCTCGACGACGCGAGCGGCACACTGACCGCCGCCTTCGAGTTCACGACCAAGCGGGTGCAGGATGTCGCGGTGCCGCTCGATTCGCTCGTCAGCCTGCCGCCCGGCGCGACTCCGGCCGACGTCGAGCGAGCGGTGGCCCGTCGCGGGTTCTCGCGGTACCCGATCCTCGACGAGTCGGGAGAACCCGACGGCTACGTGCACCTGAAGGACGTGATCGACCTCGACGACGACGAGTTCGACGACCCGATCCCGGCCAAGCGCGTGCGTCGCCTCGTGTCGATCTACGCGGGCACCGACCTCGAAGACGCCCTGTCGACGATGCGCCGCCTCGGCACGCACGTGGCGCGCACCTTCGACGAGGAGGGCGCGACGACGGGCGTCATCTTCCTCGAGGACATCATCGAGGAGCTCGTCGGCGAGGTGCAGGACGCCACCCGACGCGGCTGA
- a CDS encoding hemolysin family protein produces MSEWILLGIGLLLTIGTGLFVASEFALVNLDRADLEARRARGETKLALTISALKITSTHLSSAQLGITLTTLLTGYTMEPAISSLLSGPLTAIGVPEAFVRPVGTITAIVVATLLSMVIGELVPKNFALALPLATAKLVMPFQTAFTWVFRPAISLLNGSANGILRSFGIEPKEELSGARSAEELSSLVRRSASAGMLEQDTATLLGRTLRFAEHDASDVMTPRPRVAAVQRQEPAEAVLELARTTGYSRFPVYDENLDDVVGLVHVKQAVAVPREKRSDVPASALQSDALRVPETMKLDTLLGELRGRGYQMAVVVDEYGGTAGVATLEDLVEELVGEVSDEHDRTRAGIVRRGDDVSFPGILRPDELLERTGIRVPENGDYETVAGFVMAELGRLPAVGDEVLIDEGTLVVQRLDGRRIDRVRFVPNPMPEADDLDGGER; encoded by the coding sequence ATGTCTGAGTGGATCCTCCTCGGCATCGGGCTCCTCCTCACGATCGGCACGGGCTTGTTCGTCGCCAGCGAGTTCGCCCTCGTCAATCTCGATCGGGCCGACCTCGAAGCACGGCGCGCGAGGGGTGAGACGAAGCTCGCGCTCACCATCTCGGCACTGAAGATCACCTCGACGCACCTGTCGAGCGCGCAGCTCGGCATCACGCTCACCACGCTGCTCACCGGCTACACGATGGAGCCGGCGATCTCGTCGCTCCTCTCGGGGCCGTTGACCGCCATCGGCGTGCCCGAGGCGTTCGTGCGCCCCGTCGGCACGATCACGGCGATCGTCGTGGCCACACTCCTGTCGATGGTGATCGGCGAGCTCGTGCCCAAGAACTTCGCGCTCGCCCTCCCGCTCGCGACCGCGAAGCTCGTGATGCCGTTCCAGACGGCGTTCACGTGGGTGTTCCGCCCCGCGATCTCGCTGTTGAACGGCAGCGCGAACGGAATCCTCCGATCCTTCGGCATCGAGCCGAAGGAGGAGCTCTCGGGCGCCCGGTCGGCCGAGGAGCTCTCGTCGCTCGTGCGCCGCTCGGCGAGCGCCGGAATGCTGGAGCAGGACACCGCGACCCTGCTCGGCCGCACCCTGCGCTTCGCCGAACACGACGCATCCGACGTCATGACCCCGCGCCCCCGGGTCGCCGCCGTGCAGCGCCAGGAACCCGCCGAGGCGGTGCTCGAACTCGCACGCACGACCGGGTACTCGCGCTTCCCGGTGTACGACGAGAACCTCGACGACGTCGTCGGCCTCGTGCACGTCAAACAGGCCGTTGCGGTGCCGCGGGAGAAGCGCTCGGACGTTCCGGCGTCGGCGCTGCAGTCCGACGCGCTCCGCGTGCCCGAGACGATGAAGCTCGACACCCTCCTCGGAGAGCTCCGTGGGCGCGGCTACCAGATGGCCGTCGTCGTCGACGAGTACGGCGGCACCGCGGGTGTCGCCACCCTCGAAGACCTCGTCGAAGAGCTCGTCGGCGAGGTCTCCGACGAGCACGACCGCACGCGGGCGGGCATCGTCCGCCGCGGCGACGACGTGAGCTTCCCCGGAATACTGCGACCCGACGAACTGCTCGAGCGCACCGGCATCCGCGTGCCAGAGAACGGAGACTACGAGACCGTGGCCGGATTCGTCATGGCCGAGCTCGGGCGACTGCCCGCGGTCGGCGACGAGGTGCTCATCGACGAGGGCACGCTCGTCGTGCAACGCCTCGACGGGCGTCGCATCGACCGCGTGCGGTTCGTGCCGAACCCGATGCCCGAAGCCGACGACCTCGACGGGGGAGAACGATGA
- a CDS encoding GuaB1 family IMP dehydrogenase-related protein codes for MEFYRTTPSHDLTYSDVFLVPSRSAVTSRLDVSLAPDDGSGASIPLVSANMNSITGPRLAATLARRGGLGVLPQDLHLQDLDEAIRSVKSQSPRFDTPHGFSPDATAADALEVLPPIAGHGIVLHDARGEYVGCIPADRLATALPDARLGDLVHGGLASLDADDVSTPRRAFDLMVEADLEFAPVVEHGRVVGTLSRRSALRGTIYEPNVDAEGRLRVAAAVGINGDVAAKATALAAAGVDMLVIDTAHGHQEGMLRAVSIVRDLDLGIPIVAGNIVTADAVADLVEAGADVLKVGVGPGAMCTTRMMTAVGRPQFSAVLETAEAARELGAAVWADGGVRYPRDVALALAAGAASVMIGSWFAGTIEAPGLLRHDASGRLYKESWGMASTKAVRERFDRLSPYELARKELFAEGISSSAISLDPLRPSIEDLLDMITSGVRSSFTYAGARTLEEFRDRALVGIQSAAGYEEGKALPVSW; via the coding sequence ATGGAGTTCTACCGGACGACACCCAGCCACGACCTCACCTACTCGGACGTGTTCCTCGTTCCGAGTCGTTCCGCCGTCACGAGCCGCCTCGATGTCTCCCTCGCACCCGATGACGGGTCGGGTGCCTCCATCCCGCTCGTGTCGGCGAACATGAACTCGATCACCGGTCCGCGACTGGCCGCGACCCTCGCCCGCCGCGGCGGGCTCGGGGTGCTGCCGCAAGACCTGCACCTGCAGGATCTCGATGAGGCGATCCGCTCGGTCAAGTCGCAGTCCCCGCGCTTCGACACCCCGCACGGCTTCAGCCCGGATGCCACGGCCGCCGACGCACTCGAGGTGCTGCCGCCGATCGCGGGACACGGCATCGTGCTGCACGACGCCCGAGGCGAGTACGTCGGATGCATCCCCGCCGATCGCCTTGCGACGGCATTGCCCGACGCCCGCCTCGGCGACCTCGTGCACGGCGGGCTCGCCTCCCTCGACGCCGACGACGTGTCGACGCCGCGCCGGGCATTCGACCTCATGGTCGAGGCCGACCTCGAGTTCGCCCCGGTCGTCGAGCACGGGCGCGTCGTGGGCACCCTCAGCCGGCGGAGCGCGCTTCGCGGCACGATCTACGAACCGAACGTCGATGCAGAGGGGCGACTCCGCGTCGCCGCCGCGGTCGGCATCAACGGCGACGTCGCCGCGAAGGCGACGGCGCTCGCCGCCGCGGGGGTCGACATGCTCGTCATCGACACCGCCCACGGACACCAGGAGGGCATGCTCCGGGCCGTGTCGATCGTGCGCGACCTCGATCTCGGCATCCCGATCGTCGCCGGCAACATCGTGACCGCCGACGCGGTCGCCGACCTCGTCGAGGCCGGCGCAGACGTGCTGAAGGTGGGCGTCGGGCCCGGCGCCATGTGCACGACCCGCATGATGACGGCGGTCGGACGGCCGCAGTTCTCCGCGGTGCTCGAGACGGCGGAGGCCGCGCGCGAGCTCGGCGCCGCCGTGTGGGCCGACGGCGGGGTCCGCTACCCGCGCGACGTCGCTCTCGCGCTCGCCGCCGGGGCGGCGTCGGTCATGATCGGCTCCTGGTTCGCGGGCACGATCGAGGCTCCGGGCCTGCTGCGGCACGATGCATCCGGTCGCCTCTACAAGGAGAGCTGGGGCATGGCGTCGACGAAGGCCGTGCGCGAGCGGTTCGACCGCCTCTCGCCGTACGAGCTCGCGCGCAAGGAGCTCTTCGCCGAGGGCATCTCCTCGTCGGCGATCTCGCTCGATCCGCTGCGGCCCTCGATCGAGGACCTGCTCGACATGATCACCTCGGGGGTGCGCAGCTCGTTCACGTACGCCGGCGCGCGCACGCTCGAGGAGTTCCGCGACCGTGCCCTCGTCGGCATCCAGTCCGCCGCGGGATACGAGGAGGGCAAGGCGCTGCCGGTCAGCTGGTGA
- a CDS encoding multifunctional oxoglutarate decarboxylase/oxoglutarate dehydrogenase thiamine pyrophosphate-binding subunit/dihydrolipoyllysine-residue succinyltransferase subunit, with product MSSQLTGSGSDETTSGEYGANEWLVDEMYEKFLVDPQSVDKTWWPVLEHYRQVKTEGGDPSTTAPATDAAAPAPDAAPAAPAAPAETTAAAASTAAAPTAGPSTAPVPVIGQTPAARTTSVAPRTQPVPADVPVTSPQPIVADAPKEDEVVTLKGMPKALAANMDASLTVPTATSVRTIPAKLMIDNRIVINNHLRRSRGGKISFTHLIGWALIQALKEFPSQNVYYAEPDGKPSLVKPAHIGLGIAIDIPKPDGTRALLVPAIKRAETMTFNEYLTAYEDLVQRARQNKLKADDFAGATVSLTNPGGIGTVHSVPRLMKGQGCIIGAGALEYPAEFQGASEKTLAHLAIGKTITLTSTYDHRVIQGAGSGEFLKKVHELLLGQRGFYENLFAALRLPYEPIRWAPDISVDIASAIDKTARVQELINAFRVRGHLMADIDPLEYVQRSHPDLDIASHGLTFWDLDREFVTGGFGDTRTAQLRDILGVLRDSYCRTIGIEYMHIQDPVQRKWIQNEVERSYEKPTHDEQMRILGKLNEAEAFETFLQTKYVGQKRFSLEGGESVIPLLDEILQGAAKEGLDEVAIGMAHRGRLNVLTNIAGKTYGQVFREFEGTQQSKGFSGSGDVKYHLGTQGTFTADDGHQIPVSLAANPSHLEAVDGVLEGIVRAKQDRKPIGTFSTLPILVHGDAAMAGQGVVLETMQMSQLRGYRTGGTIHVNINNQVGFTTVPGDARSSIYSTDVAKTIQAPIFHVNGDDPEAVVRVAELAFRYRQEFKRDVVIDLVCFRRRGHNEGDDPSMTQPLMYNLIEAKRSVRKLYTEALVGRGDITEVEYEEAHRDFQDRLERAFAETHAAQTGAIPIIGATETARVEEPVAGELETTGVSTDVVHAIGDAFNNKPSGFTVHPKIQQLLTKRLDMSRNGKVDWGFGELLALGSLLLEGTPVRFAGQDARRGTFVQRHAVLHDRVNGQEWLPLQNLSENQARFWIYDSLLSEYAAMGFEYGYSVERADALVMWEAQFGDFANGAQTIIDEFISSAEQKWGQRSSVVLLLPHGYEGQGPDHSSARIERYLQLCAENNMTVARPSTPASYFHLLRRQAYARPRRPLVVFTPKAMLRLRGATSEVADFTSGRFEPVIDDARIADKAAVKRVVFVSGKIYYDLITELEKQQNTEVAVVRLEQLYPLPAGELKAVADSYPNAELMWAQDEPENQGAWPYFIIETNKLGDRAVRVVARTAAASPATGSAKRHATEQAELVRTATTL from the coding sequence GTGTCGAGCCAATTGACCGGGTCGGGATCCGACGAGACGACGTCGGGCGAATACGGAGCCAACGAATGGCTCGTCGACGAGATGTACGAGAAGTTCCTCGTCGATCCCCAATCGGTCGACAAGACCTGGTGGCCGGTGCTCGAGCACTACCGCCAGGTGAAGACCGAGGGCGGAGACCCATCGACCACTGCACCGGCGACGGACGCCGCCGCGCCGGCGCCTGACGCAGCCCCGGCTGCGCCTGCTGCCCCCGCGGAGACCACGGCCGCAGCAGCATCGACCGCCGCAGCACCGACCGCCGGGCCGTCCACTGCCCCCGTGCCCGTCATCGGGCAGACGCCTGCCGCGCGCACGACGTCGGTCGCCCCCCGCACGCAGCCCGTGCCGGCCGATGTGCCCGTCACGAGCCCGCAGCCCATCGTGGCCGACGCCCCGAAGGAAGACGAGGTCGTCACCCTCAAGGGCATGCCGAAGGCGCTCGCGGCCAACATGGACGCCTCGCTCACCGTGCCGACCGCCACGAGCGTCCGCACGATCCCGGCGAAGCTCATGATCGACAACCGCATCGTGATCAACAACCACCTGCGGCGTTCGCGCGGCGGCAAGATCTCGTTCACGCACCTCATCGGCTGGGCGCTCATCCAGGCGCTCAAGGAGTTCCCGAGCCAGAACGTCTACTACGCGGAGCCCGACGGCAAGCCGAGCCTCGTCAAGCCGGCCCACATCGGCCTCGGCATCGCGATCGACATCCCGAAGCCCGACGGCACCCGTGCCCTGCTCGTGCCCGCGATCAAGCGCGCAGAGACCATGACGTTCAACGAGTACCTCACGGCCTACGAAGACCTCGTGCAGCGTGCCCGCCAGAACAAGCTGAAGGCCGACGACTTCGCCGGCGCCACGGTCTCGCTGACCAACCCCGGCGGCATCGGCACCGTGCACTCCGTGCCCCGGCTCATGAAGGGCCAGGGCTGCATCATCGGCGCCGGCGCCCTCGAGTACCCCGCCGAGTTCCAGGGCGCCTCCGAGAAGACGCTCGCGCACCTCGCGATCGGCAAGACGATCACGCTGACGTCGACGTACGACCACCGCGTCATCCAGGGCGCCGGCTCGGGCGAGTTCCTGAAGAAGGTGCACGAGCTGCTCCTCGGCCAGCGCGGCTTCTACGAGAACCTCTTCGCCGCCCTCCGTCTCCCCTACGAGCCGATCCGCTGGGCGCCCGACATCTCGGTCGACATCGCGAGCGCGATCGACAAGACCGCTCGCGTGCAGGAGCTCATCAACGCCTTCCGCGTGCGCGGCCACCTGATGGCCGACATCGACCCGCTCGAGTACGTGCAGCGCTCGCACCCCGACCTCGACATCGCGAGCCACGGCCTGACGTTCTGGGACCTCGACCGCGAGTTCGTCACCGGCGGCTTCGGCGACACGCGCACCGCGCAGCTCCGTGACATCCTCGGCGTGCTCCGCGACTCGTACTGCCGCACCATCGGCATCGAGTACATGCACATCCAAGATCCCGTGCAGCGCAAGTGGATCCAGAACGAGGTCGAGCGCAGCTACGAGAAGCCGACGCACGACGAGCAGATGCGCATCCTCGGCAAGCTCAACGAAGCCGAGGCGTTCGAGACCTTCCTGCAGACGAAGTACGTCGGCCAGAAGCGATTCAGCCTCGAAGGCGGCGAGTCCGTCATCCCGCTGCTCGACGAGATCCTGCAGGGCGCGGCGAAGGAGGGCCTCGACGAGGTCGCCATCGGCATGGCGCACCGCGGCCGCCTGAACGTGCTCACGAACATCGCCGGCAAGACCTACGGCCAGGTGTTCCGCGAGTTCGAGGGCACCCAGCAGTCGAAGGGCTTCTCGGGTTCGGGCGACGTCAAGTACCACCTCGGCACCCAGGGCACCTTCACGGCCGATGACGGGCACCAGATCCCCGTCTCGCTCGCGGCGAACCCCTCGCACCTCGAGGCGGTCGACGGCGTGCTCGAGGGCATCGTGCGCGCCAAGCAGGACCGGAAGCCGATCGGCACGTTCTCGACGCTGCCGATCCTCGTGCACGGCGACGCGGCGATGGCCGGTCAGGGCGTCGTGCTCGAGACCATGCAGATGTCGCAGCTCCGCGGCTACCGCACCGGCGGCACCATCCACGTCAACATCAACAACCAGGTCGGCTTCACAACGGTGCCGGGCGACGCCCGCTCGTCGATCTACTCGACGGATGTCGCGAAGACCATCCAGGCCCCGATCTTCCACGTGAACGGCGACGACCCCGAGGCCGTCGTGCGTGTGGCCGAGCTCGCGTTCCGCTACCGCCAGGAGTTCAAGCGCGACGTCGTCATCGACCTCGTCTGCTTCCGTCGTCGCGGCCACAACGAGGGCGACGACCCCTCGATGACCCAGCCCCTCATGTACAACCTCATCGAGGCGAAGCGCTCGGTGCGCAAGCTCTACACCGAGGCCCTCGTCGGTCGCGGCGACATCACCGAGGTCGAATACGAAGAGGCGCACCGCGACTTCCAAGACCGTCTCGAGCGCGCATTCGCCGAGACGCACGCGGCGCAGACCGGTGCGATCCCGATCATCGGGGCGACCGAGACGGCCCGAGTCGAGGAACCCGTCGCGGGCGAACTCGAGACCACCGGCGTCTCGACCGACGTCGTGCACGCGATCGGCGACGCGTTCAACAACAAGCCGTCGGGCTTCACGGTGCACCCGAAGATCCAGCAGCTCCTGACGAAGCGCCTCGACATGAGCCGCAACGGCAAGGTCGACTGGGGCTTCGGCGAGCTGCTGGCCCTCGGCTCGCTCCTCCTCGAAGGCACCCCGGTGCGCTTCGCCGGTCAAGACGCGCGCCGCGGCACGTTCGTGCAGCGCCACGCCGTGCTGCACGACCGGGTGAACGGCCAGGAGTGGCTGCCGCTGCAGAACCTCTCCGAGAACCAGGCCCGCTTCTGGATCTACGACTCGCTGCTGTCCGAGTACGCCGCGATGGGCTTCGAGTACGGGTACTCCGTCGAGCGCGCCGACGCCCTCGTCATGTGGGAGGCGCAGTTCGGCGACTTCGCGAACGGCGCGCAGACCATCATCGACGAGTTCATCTCCTCGGCCGAGCAGAAGTGGGGCCAGCGCTCGAGCGTCGTGCTCCTGCTCCCGCACGGCTACGAGGGCCAGGGCCCCGACCACTCGAGCGCCCGCATCGAGCGGTACCTGCAGCTCTGCGCCGAGAACAACATGACCGTCGCCCGCCCGTCGACGCCCGCGTCGTACTTCCACCTGCTGCGCCGGCAGGCCTACGCCCGCCCGCGCCGTCCGCTGGTGGTCTTCACCCCGAAGGCCATGCTGCGCCTCCGCGGCGCGACGAGCGAGGTCGCCGACTTCACGAGCGGCCGTTTCGAACCGGTCATCGACGACGCCCGCATCGCCGACAAGGCCGCCGTCAAGCGCGTCGTGTTCGTCTCGGGCAAGATCTACTACGACCTGATCACCGAGCTCGAGAAGCAGCAGAACACCGAGGTCGCGGTCGTGCGCCTCGAGCAGCTCTACCCGCTGCCCGCCGGCGAGCTCAAGGCCGTCGCCGACTCGTACCCGAACGCCGAGCTGATGTGGGCGCAGGACGAGCCCGAGAACCAGGGCGCCTGGCCGTACTTCATCATCGAGACGAACAAGCTCGGCGACCGCGCGGTGCGCGTCGTCGCGCGAACGGCAGCGGCGTCGCCCGCCACCGGTTCCGCGAAGCGGCATGCCACCGAGCAGGCCGAGCTGGTGCGCACCGCGACCACGCTCTAG
- a CDS encoding MMPL family transporter encodes MIDNSDRTPKQRVPTWLRVTIPAALILIWFALFGAGGAAFGSLSDVSTNDQAQFLPASAEATEVTELQEGFRDSDDIPAIVVISGDEELDDDQLAAIDDLRDELLAVDGVNAEGASPVLPSDDGVAVQMILPIEKVEGGEKPAEIVAEVRAVLTENPVDGTTSAVTGPAGFTADLSAAFSGIDGLLLAVALAAVFLILIVVYRSPLLPFIVLFTSLTALCASVFTVVALARADILLLSGQTQGILFILVIGAATDYALLYISRYREALAQHERKWDATWAALKGSWEPIVASGGTVIVGLLILLVSELTSNKVLGPVAAIGIVFAVLAALTLLPALLLWAGRAAFWPRKVAHVGDATEVHARHAAGVIDASAPDEADLPDRGIWAGVGRLVSKRPRTVWIVSVLALGAMSLGLAQLDADGVASSEFVLGESQARDGQAMLGEHFPAGSGTPAIVIGPEDELQQMADVALDTAGVDSVAVVSADSPAGSAPVTSDGIEAFGPPGTPAPAPTVVDGEVQLQVTLTDPSDSLEAEATVEQLRSDLDEVGTDVLVGGQTAVALDTNAAAIADRTLVIPLVLAAILVILMLLLRSIVAPLILIGSVVLSFAAALGVSALVFEHVFHFPGADPSVPLFGFVFLVALGVDYNIFLMTRVREESLRFGTRSGIIRGVRLTGGVITSAGLVLAATFAALGVLPILFLAQISFIVAFGVLLDTFLVRTLLVPALAYDIGRAIWWPSRLGRGKA; translated from the coding sequence CGACCAGGCCCAGTTCCTTCCCGCGTCGGCCGAGGCCACCGAGGTGACCGAGCTGCAGGAGGGGTTCCGAGACTCCGACGACATCCCGGCGATCGTCGTGATCTCCGGCGACGAGGAGCTCGACGACGACCAGCTCGCGGCGATCGACGACCTCAGGGACGAACTGCTCGCGGTCGACGGCGTGAACGCCGAGGGCGCGTCCCCCGTGCTGCCGTCGGACGACGGCGTCGCCGTGCAGATGATCCTGCCGATCGAGAAGGTGGAGGGCGGCGAGAAGCCGGCCGAGATCGTCGCGGAGGTGCGCGCCGTGCTGACGGAGAACCCCGTCGACGGCACGACGTCGGCCGTCACCGGTCCCGCGGGCTTCACCGCCGACCTCTCCGCCGCGTTCAGCGGAATCGACGGCCTCCTGCTCGCCGTCGCCCTCGCCGCGGTCTTCCTCATCCTCATCGTGGTGTACCGCTCGCCCCTGCTCCCGTTCATCGTGCTCTTCACGAGCCTGACGGCGCTGTGCGCCTCGGTCTTCACGGTCGTGGCACTCGCACGCGCCGACATCCTCCTGCTCTCGGGGCAGACCCAGGGCATCCTGTTCATCCTCGTGATCGGTGCCGCCACCGACTACGCGCTGCTCTACATCTCGCGCTATCGCGAGGCACTCGCACAGCACGAGCGCAAGTGGGACGCCACCTGGGCGGCACTGAAGGGCTCGTGGGAGCCGATCGTGGCCTCGGGTGGCACCGTCATCGTCGGGCTCCTGATCCTGCTCGTGAGCGAGTTGACCTCGAACAAGGTGCTCGGGCCGGTCGCGGCGATCGGCATCGTCTTCGCCGTGCTCGCTGCGCTGACGCTCCTGCCCGCGCTGCTCCTCTGGGCGGGTCGCGCGGCCTTCTGGCCGAGGAAGGTCGCCCACGTCGGCGACGCGACCGAGGTGCACGCCCGCCATGCCGCAGGCGTCATCGACGCGTCGGCACCCGACGAGGCGGACCTGCCCGATCGCGGTATCTGGGCGGGCGTCGGCCGACTCGTCTCGAAGCGTCCGCGCACCGTCTGGATCGTGTCGGTGCTGGCGCTCGGCGCCATGTCGCTCGGACTCGCGCAGCTCGACGCCGACGGCGTCGCCTCGAGCGAGTTCGTACTGGGCGAGTCGCAGGCGCGCGACGGCCAGGCGATGCTCGGCGAGCACTTCCCAGCAGGATCGGGCACGCCGGCGATCGTCATCGGCCCGGAGGACGAGCTGCAGCAGATGGCGGATGTCGCGCTCGACACGGCGGGCGTGGACTCCGTCGCCGTGGTGAGCGCCGACTCGCCGGCCGGTAGCGCGCCGGTCACGAGCGACGGCATCGAGGCCTTCGGCCCGCCCGGAACGCCCGCGCCTGCGCCGACCGTCGTCGACGGCGAGGTGCAGTTGCAGGTGACCCTCACCGACCCGTCGGACTCGCTCGAGGCCGAGGCGACCGTCGAGCAACTCCGCTCCGACCTCGACGAGGTCGGCACCGACGTGCTCGTCGGCGGGCAGACCGCGGTCGCACTCGACACGAACGCGGCGGCGATCGCCGACCGCACCCTCGTGATCCCGCTCGTGCTCGCCGCGATCCTCGTGATCCTGATGCTCCTGCTGCGGTCCATCGTGGCGCCGCTCATCCTGATCGGCAGCGTGGTGCTCTCGTTCGCGGCGGCGCTCGGGGTCTCGGCCCTCGTGTTCGAGCACGTGTTCCACTTCCCCGGGGCGGACCCGTCGGTGCCGCTCTTCGGATTCGTGTTCCTCGTCGCCCTCGGTGTCGACTACAACATCTTCCTGATGACCCGGGTGCGCGAGGAATCGCTGCGGTTCGGCACGCGCTCCGGCATCATCCGGGGTGTGCGGCTCACGGGCGGCGTGATCACCTCCGCAGGGCTGGTGCTCGCAGCTACGTTCGCGGCGCTCGGCGTGCTGCCGATCCTGTTCCTCGCGCAGATCTCGTTCATCGTCGCCTTCGGCGTGCTGCTCGACACGTTCCTCGTGCGCACGCTCCTGGTGCCCGCGCTCGCGTACGACATCGGGCGCGCCATCTGGTGGCCGAGCCGGCTCGGGCGCGGCAAGGCCTGA